The following are encoded in a window of Ensifer adhaerens genomic DNA:
- a CDS encoding sulfite exporter TauE/SafE family protein, with the protein MGLFLILIIGLLAGIISGIIGTGSSIMLVPVLAYFYGPREAVPIMAVAAVIANISRILAWWREVDWRAVAAYAVTGLPAAVLGARTMLVLPPAAVDAAIGSFLLLMIPGRRWLAANLIHLRLPHLAAAGTCIGFLTGIVASSGPASVPVFIGYSLTKGAFIGTEAAASLAIYTTKALTFQGSGALPFILVLKGLTVGASLMVGSFIAKPFLLRLTPEAFRHIMDALLVTSGLRPRRLARRCYR; encoded by the coding sequence ATGGGACTTTTTCTCATCTTAATCATCGGCCTGCTTGCCGGGATCATAAGTGGCATTATCGGTACTGGCTCCTCAATCATGCTCGTCCCAGTGTTGGCCTATTTCTATGGGCCAAGAGAAGCTGTGCCTATAATGGCGGTAGCTGCCGTCATAGCGAACATTTCCCGGATTCTTGCATGGTGGCGGGAAGTTGATTGGCGAGCTGTGGCAGCCTATGCGGTTACTGGCCTTCCTGCCGCGGTTCTTGGCGCGCGAACGATGCTTGTCCTGCCGCCAGCGGCAGTAGATGCGGCGATTGGATCATTCTTGCTCTTGATGATTCCTGGACGTCGCTGGTTGGCCGCAAACCTTATCCACTTGCGATTACCTCATCTGGCCGCAGCCGGAACGTGCATCGGCTTTTTGACTGGGATCGTGGCCTCGTCTGGACCTGCTTCCGTACCGGTGTTCATCGGTTATAGTTTGACCAAGGGAGCCTTTATCGGCACCGAAGCTGCAGCTTCGCTCGCGATCTACACTACCAAAGCACTCACCTTTCAAGGATCGGGAGCACTTCCTTTTATTCTTGTACTGAAGGGTCTCACGGTGGGGGCATCTCTGATGGTCGGTTCCTTCATAGCGAAACCTTTTCTTCTCCGCCTCACGCCAGAGGCTTTTCGCCATATCATGGATGCGCTGCTGGTAACTTCAGGACTCAGGCCGCGTCGGCTGGCGCGACGGTGCTATAGGTAG
- a CDS encoding type II toxin-antitoxin system VapB family antitoxin, which translates to MALSIKDHDTEQLARTLAERTGESITLATKRALEERLRRLGSDLRKAALLEDLEAIQRRWNARPVLDSRTADEILGYDENGLPS; encoded by the coding sequence ATGGCGCTGAGCATCAAAGACCACGACACTGAACAGCTGGCCCGCACCCTTGCCGAACGGACCGGTGAAAGCATCACACTGGCAACCAAGCGTGCGCTCGAAGAGCGCCTGCGACGGCTTGGCTCTGACTTGCGCAAAGCCGCTCTGCTCGAGGACCTCGAAGCGATTCAGCGACGCTGGAACGCTCGGCCCGTTCTCGACAGCCGCACAGCCGACGAAATTCTTGGCTACGACGAGAACGGACTGCCATCCTGA